The Toxorhynchites rutilus septentrionalis strain SRP chromosome 1, ASM2978413v1, whole genome shotgun sequence genome contains the following window.
acatatttgtaaatctggcatccctggtggtTTGAGatattattgcaagaaatcgcttgaaaacatgcatgaatttgcttgaaaatgaagtgggttgagtccgcaccacttagctctggctgagtctgccgatttgtctctatcctgtgagtgtgtaccgctagagtataaaacacgcggaccccaaaaaaatatcttattttctttcaaaccgtaaacccgtgtggttgtacggcatcggcatcgtggacgtaacaaaggaggacaacttaagggaaaggcaaagtcccacccgtgcaggtgtgcagttcctcgtaggtgtatccgccagttgctcagcaagggtagctaggccgagcgcgttagtaccagtgcaccagtccacctagccgtcgttatatagtttcggccgccgaagtgatcgagttggctggtaaagctgctcgcgacgataataaaacccacattcagaacacaacacatcaagacaacaacaggcagttgcagcgagtggcgagtgccaacgcaatcgcaaaacggcatcaggtagcagaagaaaaaagtttgttctttatacaaactgctttggtggcaaatccagaacaaggcggcatcgagggcgttcgaaatggtttttttcaaaaccacattccataaaacaaggcgcttttcagggccattaaaccttccaaaaaagagtttaggaaatacagttcaatgctttctaaaacaaatggTCGTGATGGACGTACATGTGGatcaaagacaatgtaaagatgtaTTCCATGTACGGGGCTAGGTGGTGAGCCttcaaaaaaaacgcaaaaacacaacgtcaaaggttcttttcagaaccaccaacatgttcataaagagtaaacagtaaactaatccatttttcaggtagataggtaggtattcacgtaggagaagaaaataaaacaatatatttaaaatatatatttaacaaaagctgtcccctttgtatagtcctacgtcactccggttatgtccccgacattacccacccgtcttttttgttttaatttatttgatttattAATAATGAACGGAACCTCTAGCGCTTATTATTCGATCAAAAAGAACATGCATATTATATGACAGACATATATTGACCAACTTCCCCGTGTGTGGGATAAGTTggtcatttttttctgaagtataaagacgttaaataaaagaaggatttcaaataaatgatactctggttatttttctttgaagggtaaaaggtaagcaTCATTGTGGTACACAACGTTCTatcgcaaaacttcgtactacaattttataaccaaatttattcaaaaatgaccatgTAGCCCCGCTCTACCCTAATAtgaggcaccttggttttgatggctgtgtggCAGTAATGGAAAacagtaaacaatacgtgagcccttCTTTATCCTGTCTACACTCAAATTGGGTTGGTTGGAATAGGGTTGCCAAAGCCCTTTTGCCCAAAGGAACTTTTGCtcttaccgaaatgtgttccataCATTTCggggagagcaaaagttcatCACCTGATTACGTTGGAAAGTTTACGTTGGTAAGCGATTAATTGCAATTAAAATAACTGCTGCAGGgtcgcgcggagcacttcatttttaatttcaggttatgatttctatgctcctGGTTTTCTATGCTGGCCACAAAAAGATGACCGCATAGGACCCCTCTGAAAAGTTCCCCCAACTtgcacgtatttgcaatgccaattccccaggtacattggttttgatggctttgTTAGTGGGACCATAAATCGGGCTAATCAAAACGgggcagttagagcgtttagataacgcttgccactttacagttattcagttgCTTATCTCAGGATAAATGAGCAttctattaattgtgatagatgtgtagaaatatttcctatcaattgatgcaagcatctttccgatctattaagaaatgttagagtttgaagcattcgatttttttcattttttcctgcatgttttgtgtttaggttttcattttaacaccccccccccccccatacAGTGATGCAAACTCGtagtcgtactccaccatgcagatctcttttcccttcttttgaaagtcgaaaacaacgtttcggaacattctatttagatgaagTCATAGCGTCATATACGAGTTGAggggtttgctatctgttttcagaataatggtctTTATTTCTCTAAGAATTGCGAAAGTATGTGCGAATGCATTAAAATTAACTCAAATCCATAATCGTACtctggttgaaatttcaactcgatTCATAAGGCGTTGCTCATTTTTaggattccatcattagtatggtatcccttgttcattgcaactatctttaactgtctttagccgttatctacgagttttttggtgtactcggaaggaatattcatccattttttgatcaaatggtttttaaaatcgttatttttaaaaatttgatggcttttaaattttctacatagataACTTCCATATTTTTGACTGGGATTGATGCTGGGAGATTGGGGGGAAGTatctttctaaaaataacgatttcaaaaatcacttgatcaaaaaatggatgaatattccttccgaGTACGCCAAAAAACTAGTAGATAACGGCTAAAGACAGTTAAAGatagttgaaatttcaaccagaGTGCGATTATGGATTTGagttaattttcataaattcgcacatacttttgcaattcttagagaaataaaaaccattattctgaaaacagatagcaaacctttttactctcatatgacactatgacttcatctgaatagaatgttccgaaacgttgttttcgactttcaaaagaagggaaaagagatctgcatagTGAAGTACGACTACGCGTTCGTATCACTGCATATTCCGTTTAGAGGAAGTCCCACGTCAAAGGCTATACAAACCACCATGTTCGAGGAAGAAACAAAAATGCTATCCCATCCTAACTTCGCATCGATACTCACATCTCCGGTTCTCCATCTCGAATGTTTGCCGTTACTGAGCAGGGCACCTGTCGGGTGAACTTGGTGGCATCGTTCTTGTTCGGCTTTTCAATCCATTCCAAAATCCCAGACCAAATGCGTTCACGGGGAAGCTGGCTGGAGGTCTGCTGCACCATTTGCTGATTCTGTCCAGGACCCATTTGCTGTTGCTGTGGCTGCTGCATCGACTGCATTCCAGCCTGTTGCTGCTGATGTTgcgcttgttgttgttgttgttgctgttgctgctgctgcattTGCTGTTGCTGGTTTGCACCAACCATTTGACCGACCGGACCACCCATCTGCGATCCCATCTGATTTTGCAAgttttgctgttgctgttggttCATcatttgctgctgctgttgctgcatcAGACTTTGCTGTTGATTCGGTTGACCCTGCTGCTGCTGGACGCAGTTGTTGACGAATTGCATCCTCAACTGGGGATTGTTCATCTGACTCATTTGCTGAGGATTCATCGAATGCGACGGAGTGGTGAGCTGTGAGATAAGTACAGAATTCGATTGAGCATTGTTATTGACCATCTGAttctgttgctgttgttgctgctgtaCTTGATTTCCTCCGGGCTGCATGAAGTTACGAGCTTGTGCTTGCGGAGGAGCCATCCAACgcatctgctgctgctgttgttgttgttgttgctgctgctgctgctgttgttgttgctgctgctgttgttggagCTGTTGTTGATAGTTCAGACCACCAACTCCTTGTTGATTGGGCATCTGACCGGGGAACATTTGATTGTTCATATGACTTTGAGGGAAATTCATTCgacattgttgttgttgctgctgctgctgttgttgctgttgttgttgctgttgttgttgctgcaaCTGCTGCTGCATTGCAGCTTGTTGATTTGCCAACGAACCACGCATGACCGAGTTGTTTGTCATGCCAGCCATATGGTTAGCGTTAACATTATCAATTACGTTTTGATTGCTCACTTGCTGCTGATTTGGATTGGGACTTGGCATACTGCTCGGTGGATTGTGACTAATATTAGCCGGAGGACTAACGGGACGTTCCTTCAGACTGAAGCCCTTCAAAAGCACCAAATGCCGGGGATCCTTGCAGTAATTCTTCGTGCTAGAAGACGTTAAATCTCCGccagatttttcaaataatttaaacaaaattggAATTTTTCGCGGCGATATAACCGACAGGTTGATGTTTCTCTCCTGGAACAAACTGGCCAGCTGTTCGGCATTTTTGTTCTCGTAGGCGTAGCATTCCGTCACGTACATCGAGTAGGGAGCACTTGCGGCAATGAGAATACAATATTTGTGCGACTTGGTGCCATTTTCTCGCGCCTCATCGAACTCATCGAAGCAAACCAGCGCTGTGGCGAGGCCTTCCGCCAGGTTAGCATTCGATTCACTCTTCTCTCCACTTAGCTCTAACTTCTCCAGCGCTCCTAGCAACTTTTGAGCGCTATTATAGTGCCCAAAAGTGGTACAACAAACATCCGGCAGGCTTTGAGCTGTTTTGTACAGCACAATGGCGTATTTATTGCCATTCTTATCCGTAGAATAACTGTCCACACGATCGTCACTGATTGTGCTTTGGGAGAAGTATTCCAACGTCGGAATGATATAGTTGCTTTTCATGTCATTTATATACGCTCCATTTATCGCGGTACCCTCGATGACGAACAGAATCTCCGAAGACATTATTTTTAGTTTGGCCAAAATCTAATCTCGTTCAATGTTCCTACTAGACACACAGCACTTGTTTAACACCTTCACGATACTATAAACGTAAAACTTTCGGCTTGACTTAAAACATGACACCTATTGTTCCCAAATAGTTTTGTTCGGGAATTTACactacaaatgaaacaatttgCTCGCTCTATCCGAAAGCTGTCATCGGCgtttgaactactgagccggGGATATTTGTGGATGCGAATGTAAACAATCATTTCTCCCAAAACTAGGGTTGCTGAAGATGAATACACCAAATGTGGCTGCGTGCTCATTGTTGCATAAGGTTAAGATACATATAAGGTGAAAACGCAGATAAATTCCTGGGTCAtgcggatagaatcaaattAGTTGTCcaaaagaatccaatagaaatatcaaaagagatccaataatTAGGGATGGgggttggggggggggggggtgtgggTTGTATAGGTGGTTGGAGAAAACTGTTACCTTTCTTATAATAATTCAACACATAAAGAAGGTATTGTTattaaaggcaaaaataatcgatttaataAAAATCAACGAACTACATTTCTTCACCaattaatgctagcgttcaaagtCATAAGAGCACAACTGACACTTTAGCAGGAACTAATATATGTTCAATACATACTGAATCAACTTGTAACTATAGTACTGTATAATTATTGAAGTCTACATACCTACAGACACCAGAACGAATCTGGCATAAAGAAGACTTTAATCTTTGAATCGATTGATGTAAATTTACACAAAATAATCGACCGGTAAAAGCGGGGTTTAATTATACGCTAAGATCATTACAACGAAAATTGTGATACGCTCTAATAATAAGGtttattcaatgttttcaataattgaaattgATCCAACCATTGTCATTTGACGTTCATTCCTGTTATGTTTGACGTCTGGAGTTCCACCAAGCACCGGGAAAATAGCATTTCAGCTCCAACTGCTTCCTGGCTTGCTGACGACAGATATTTGTATTTGTGGAACCCCACATGAGCGTTTCTATAAAACGATACTGACAGTGTTTCACCACCAGCTCGTTTTGCAGATTGTTTTAATGATTCTCCTGCTATATGTTTGCCCTGA
Protein-coding sequences here:
- the LOC129762488 gene encoding mediator of RNA polymerase II transcription subunit 25 isoform X3 — its product is MSSEILFVIEGTAINGAYINDMKSNYIIPTLEYFSQSTISDDRVDSYSTDKNGNKYAIVLYKTAQSLPDVCCTTFGHYNSAQKLLGALEKLELSGEKSESNANLAEGLATALVCFDEFDEARENGTKSHKYCILIAASAPYSMYVTECYAYENKNAEQLASLFQERNINLSVISPRKIPILFKLFEKSGGDLTSSSTKNYCKDPRHLVLLKGFSLKERPVSPPANISHNPPSSMPSPNPNQQQVSNQNVIDNVNANHMAGMTNNSVMRGSLANQQAAMQQQLQQQQQQQQQQQQQQQQQQQCRMNFPQSHMNNQMFPGQMPNQQGVGGLNYQQQLQQQQQQQQQQQQQQQQQQQQQQMRWMAPPQAQARNFMQPGGNQLTTPSHSMNPQQMSQMNNPQLRMQFVNNCVQQQQGQPNQQQSLMQQQQQQMMNQQQQQNLQNQMGSQMGGPVGQMVGANQQQQMQQQQQQQQQQQAQHQQQQAGMQSMQQPQQQQMGPGQNQQMVQQTSSQLPRERIWSGILEWIEKPNKNDATKFTRQVPCSVTANIRDGEPEIKADNWPPRLIMQLMPKALVGSAGGQYIKESKTVVFIPQQCDALEALSKVMGSGFAGCVHFTSSCDIKVLILLYTVEKKAYLGFIPNNQLAFVDRLKKVILQNKNMQAANQQQANQNAGMGMQVAQGGMNPQQQQQQQQQQQQQQQQQVQQQQQANQQMMGGSMGPGPGQMVPGPSQMVPGGMQQGPRMGMVNQMNPMEQMQQDQFNNYGQMGNQQMQDPSMQMSQQEQYKMLLQQQQQQQQQQQQRGMGGPMGNMGLNVGLQNQRMMRPVLSNNPGLRHLLQQQPNPQFRQQMAMGNPNPMGQMGSQRPNLNSNPNQAPFDDANFDFM
- the LOC129762488 gene encoding mediator of RNA polymerase II transcription subunit 25 isoform X2: MSSEILFVIEGTAINGAYINDMKSNYIIPTLEYFSQSTISDDRVDSYSTDKNGNKYAIVLYKTAQSLPDVCCTTFGHYNSAQKLLGALEKLELSGEKSESNANLAEGLATALVCFDEFDEARENGTKSHKYCILIAASAPYSMYVTECYAYENKNAEQLASLFQERNINLSVISPRKIPILFKLFEKSGGDLTSSSTKNYCKDPRHLVLLKGFSLKERPVSPPANISHNPPSSMPSPNPNQQQVSNQNVIDNVNANHMAGMTNNSVMRGSLANQQAAMQQQLQQQQQQQQQQQQQQQQQQQCRMNFPQSHMNNQMFPGQMPNQQGVGGLNYQQQLQQQQQQQQQQQQQQQQQQQQQQMRWMAPPQAQARNFMQPGGNQVQQQQQQQNQMVNNNAQSNSVLISQLTTPSHSMNPQQMSQMNNPQLRMQFVNNCVQQQQGQPNQQQSLMQQQQQQMMNQQQQQNLQNQMGSQMGGPVGQMVGANQQQQMQQQQQQQQQQQAQHQQQQAGMQSMQQPQQQQMGPGQNQQMVQQTSSQLPRERIWSGILEWIEKPNKNDATKFTRQVPCSVTANIRDGEPEIKADNWPPRLIMQLMPKALVGSAGGQYIKESKTVVFIPQQCDALEALSKVMGSGFAGCVHFTSSCDIKVLILLYTVEKKAYLGFIPNNQLAFVDRLKKVILQNKNMQAANQQQANQNAGMGMQVAQGGMNPQQQQQQQQQQQQQQQQQVQQQQQANQQMMGGSMGPGPGQMVPGPSQMVPGGMQQGPRMGMVNMNPMEQMQQDQFNNYGQMGNQQMQDPSMQMSQQEQYKMLLQQQQQQQQQQQQRGMGGPMGNMGLNVGLQNQRMMRPVLSNNPGLRHLLQQQPNPQFRQQMAMGNPNPMGQMGSQRPNLNSNPNQAPFDDANFDFM
- the LOC129762488 gene encoding mediator of RNA polymerase II transcription subunit 25 isoform X1 — translated: MSSEILFVIEGTAINGAYINDMKSNYIIPTLEYFSQSTISDDRVDSYSTDKNGNKYAIVLYKTAQSLPDVCCTTFGHYNSAQKLLGALEKLELSGEKSESNANLAEGLATALVCFDEFDEARENGTKSHKYCILIAASAPYSMYVTECYAYENKNAEQLASLFQERNINLSVISPRKIPILFKLFEKSGGDLTSSSTKNYCKDPRHLVLLKGFSLKERPVSPPANISHNPPSSMPSPNPNQQQVSNQNVIDNVNANHMAGMTNNSVMRGSLANQQAAMQQQLQQQQQQQQQQQQQQQQQQQCRMNFPQSHMNNQMFPGQMPNQQGVGGLNYQQQLQQQQQQQQQQQQQQQQQQQQQQMRWMAPPQAQARNFMQPGGNQVQQQQQQQNQMVNNNAQSNSVLISQLTTPSHSMNPQQMSQMNNPQLRMQFVNNCVQQQQGQPNQQQSLMQQQQQQMMNQQQQQNLQNQMGSQMGGPVGQMVGANQQQQMQQQQQQQQQQQAQHQQQQAGMQSMQQPQQQQMGPGQNQQMVQQTSSQLPRERIWSGILEWIEKPNKNDATKFTRQVPCSVTANIRDGEPEIKADNWPPRLIMQLMPKALVGSAGGQYIKESKTVVFIPQQCDALEALSKVMGSGFAGCVHFTSSCDIKVLILLYTVEKKAYLGFIPNNQLAFVDRLKKVILQNKNMQAANQQQANQNAGMGMQVAQGGMNPQQQQQQQQQQQQQQQQQVQQQQQANQQMMGGSMGPGPGQMVPGPSQMVPGGMQQGPRMGMVNQMNPMEQMQQDQFNNYGQMGNQQMQDPSMQMSQQEQYKMLLQQQQQQQQQQQQRGMGGPMGNMGLNVGLQNQRMMRPVLSNNPGLRHLLQQQPNPQFRQQMAMGNPNPMGQMGSQRPNLNSNPNQAPFDDANFDFM